From one Pseudomonas sp. S35 genomic stretch:
- a CDS encoding mechanosensitive ion channel domain-containing protein — protein sequence MFSRLFALPCYLLIALLTLLPLASAHAVGLPGLLGSANKSQPQAEVPLGQSLDEVIKTLENDQQRTQLLSDLKKLRAATQKAQPAAEQGVLGLIGSTLSSLEQQFSGNDSPLGRWSSEIDQAKDELDALILPASEWLPIIFGFALILAVWSLLAYALIWLSHRVRERFGLPEELPQHPRTWDMVRFALRKLGPWLIALVITVYLSYVLPSSLGKSLAMVLAYALVVGTCFSAICVIAFSLLDGPHRHRALYILRHQAFRPLWWIGSFAAFGEALSDPRLVQSLGQHLSHTAATVANVMAALSTGVFILRFRRPIAHLIRNQPLSRRLTRRALSDTLSIIGTFWYIPALLLVGISLFATFVSAGDTSTALRQSLLCTVLLVLCMVINGLVRRHALKPQRGHKRHALYSERLKSFIYTLAHLTVWLVFIELGLRVWGLSLIGFAEGDGHEIAVKLFGLGGTLLFAWLIWILSDTAIHHALTRSRKGLANARAQTMMPLIRNVLFVTIFIIAAIVALANMGMNVTPLLAGAGVIGLAIGFGAQSLVADLITGLFIIIEDSLAIDDYVDVGGHLGTVEGLTIRTVRLRDIDGIVHTIPFSEIKSIKNYSREFGYAIFRVAIPYNMDIDNAIKLIRDVGQKMRNDPLQRRNIWSPLEIQGVESFESGSAILRARFKTAPIKQWEVSRAFNLSLKRHLDEAGLDLATPRLSVQVVTGASGGLEKNKEA from the coding sequence GTGTTTTCCCGCCTGTTTGCCCTGCCCTGCTACCTGCTGATCGCCCTGCTCACCCTGCTGCCGCTTGCGTCTGCCCACGCGGTCGGCTTGCCTGGCCTGTTGGGCAGTGCCAACAAGTCCCAGCCCCAGGCAGAAGTGCCCCTGGGCCAATCATTGGACGAGGTGATCAAGACCCTGGAAAACGACCAGCAGCGCACCCAACTGCTGAGCGACCTGAAAAAACTCCGCGCCGCCACGCAGAAAGCGCAGCCGGCCGCCGAACAAGGCGTGCTGGGGCTGATCGGCAGCACGCTGTCGAGCCTGGAGCAACAGTTCTCCGGCAATGACAGCCCGCTGGGACGCTGGTCCAGTGAGATCGACCAGGCCAAGGACGAACTCGACGCGTTGATACTGCCGGCCAGCGAATGGTTGCCGATCATTTTCGGCTTCGCGCTGATTCTCGCGGTGTGGAGCCTATTGGCCTACGCGTTGATATGGCTCAGCCACCGCGTCCGCGAACGATTCGGCCTGCCTGAAGAGTTGCCGCAACACCCGCGCACCTGGGACATGGTGCGCTTTGCCCTGCGTAAACTGGGGCCGTGGCTGATCGCGCTGGTGATCACTGTGTACCTGAGCTACGTCCTGCCCTCGTCACTGGGCAAGTCCCTGGCGATGGTGCTGGCTTACGCGCTGGTGGTCGGCACCTGTTTCTCGGCCATCTGCGTGATCGCCTTCTCGCTGCTCGACGGCCCGCACCGCCATCGTGCGCTGTATATCCTGCGGCACCAGGCGTTTCGCCCGCTGTGGTGGATCGGCAGCTTTGCCGCCTTTGGTGAAGCCTTGAGCGACCCGCGCCTGGTCCAATCCCTGGGCCAGCACCTGTCTCACACCGCCGCGACCGTCGCCAATGTGATGGCGGCGCTCTCCACCGGCGTATTTATCCTGCGTTTTCGCCGGCCGATCGCCCACCTGATTCGCAACCAGCCTCTGTCGCGCCGCCTCACGCGACGCGCCCTCAGCGACACCCTCTCGATCATCGGCACGTTCTGGTACATCCCAGCCTTGCTATTGGTGGGCATTTCGCTGTTCGCAACGTTCGTCTCGGCCGGCGACACCAGCACCGCCCTGCGCCAATCACTGCTGTGCACGGTGTTGCTGGTGCTGTGCATGGTGATCAACGGTTTGGTGCGCCGCCATGCCCTCAAGCCGCAACGCGGGCACAAACGCCACGCGCTGTACTCCGAGCGCCTCAAAAGCTTCATCTATACCCTGGCCCACCTGACCGTGTGGCTGGTGTTTATCGAGCTGGGCCTGCGGGTGTGGGGCCTGTCGCTGATTGGCTTTGCCGAAGGCGACGGCCATGAAATCGCGGTCAAGCTGTTCGGCCTGGGCGGTACGCTGCTGTTTGCCTGGTTGATCTGGATCCTCAGCGACACCGCGATCCACCATGCCCTCACCCGTTCGCGCAAAGGCCTGGCCAATGCGCGGGCGCAGACCATGATGCCGTTGATTCGCAACGTGCTGTTCGTGACCATCTTTATCATCGCCGCCATCGTCGCCCTGGCGAACATGGGCATGAACGTCACGCCACTGCTGGCGGGTGCCGGTGTGATCGGCCTGGCCATCGGTTTTGGTGCGCAGTCGCTGGTGGCGGACTTGATCACCGGGCTGTTCATCATCATCGAAGACTCCCTGGCGATTGATGACTATGTGGACGTAGGCGGCCACCTCGGCACCGTCGAAGGCCTGACCATCCGCACCGTGCGCCTGCGCGATATCGACGGGATTGTGCACACCATCCCGTTCAGCGAAATCAAGAGCATCAAGAACTACTCGCGAGAGTTCGGCTACGCGATCTTTCGCGTGGCGATCCCGTACAACATGGACATTGATAACGCGATCAAGCTGATCCGCGATGTCGGCCAGAAAATGCGCAATGACCCGCTGCAGCGCCGCAACATCTGGTCGCCGCTGGAGATCCAGGGTGTGGAAAGCTTTGAGTCAGGCAGCGCGATCCTGCGCGCACGGTTCAAGACGGCGCCGATCAAACAGTGGGAAGTGTCGCGGGCGTTCAACCTGTCGTTGAAACGGCATCTGGACGAGGCCGGGCTGGATCTGGCGACACCGCGCTTGAGTGTGCAGGTGGTGACGGGGGCGTCCGGCGGGTTGGAAAAAAACAAGGAAGCTTGA